In a single window of the Panthera leo isolate Ple1 chromosome A1, P.leo_Ple1_pat1.1, whole genome shotgun sequence genome:
- the SPINK14 gene encoding serine protease inhibitor Kazal-type 14 produces the protein MTKCHPVFCSLLFFILIHGALPSEPRHWWPPHGAVKVKCPYKKVNLSWFTGTVNPCPGLYQPICGTNFVTYENPCILCVESMKSHGKIRFQNDGKC, from the exons ATGACCAAATGTCATCCAGTATTCTGCTCGCTTTTGTTCTTCATCCTGATACATGGGGCATTACCCTCTG AACCTCGACACTGGTGGCCACCACATGGAGCTGTTAAG GTGAAATGTCCATATAAGAAAGTAAACTTGAGTTGGTTCACTGGAACAGTGAACCCCTGCCCTGGTTTATATCAACCCATCTGTGGCACTAATTTTGTAACCTATGAAAACCCCTGTATCTTGTGTGTCGAGAGCAT GAAATCTCATGGGAAGATTAGGTTTCAAAATGATGGAAAATGCTAG